The nucleotide sequence ACCCAGTGCATCGACGTCGACGGGATCTTCGTCGTGCTCGTGCCGAGCTTGGCCCCGTCCAGGTAGTAGGTGAGGTTGTTGGGGGACCACTCGATCGTGGCGGTGTGCCAGCCGGTCCCGGCCGCGGCGATCCGCGTCCGGAAGCCGGCGGTGTCACCGGCGAGGTTCGTCCGCCCGGCGGCGTAGCGGTTGGCATAGATGTAGTCATGCGTGGTCAGGCCGCCGACCTCGGGAAAGTCGACCTCGCCCTCGGACCACTTGTTGCTGTCCGGCCACAGCATGAAGGCCAACTTGTATCCGGGAACCTGGTCGCTGCGAAAGCGCACCGAGAACCGTCCGTAGACCTGACCCCAGTTCGTCGCCGGCGACTTGGGGACGATCGATTCGACGTAGGGCTGGCCGTTCTCGCTGTGCAGGTACCAGTCCATGACACCGTTGTTCACCGACATCACGCGTGACGGGTCGTAGCTGCCGTTCCTGGAAGTGTCGGGGAACCCCGAGTAGCCGTAGTAGCGCTTGGTGTAGGGGCTCGTGGCGAAAGACCCTCGCCCGACGTTGGTGCCGAAGTTGTCGGCGAGGACCTGGTGCCACCCCGGTAGGTCGCCGACCGGCATCGCCTGGCCCGAGGCGGTGGTCCCGTTCACGACGTCGGCGGGTTTGGCCGAGGCCGTGCCGTTGTTCGCGGCGACACCGCTGCCCGCCCCGCCGCTGCTCGTCCCTCCGCTGCTCGTGCCGCCGCCGGTACTCGTGCCCTGGCCGGCGGAAGCCGTGGAACGGCCTGGTGTGGTGGCCCTCGCTGCCGAGCGCGACGTCGATGATCCGCCCGATCCCCCCGAAGCCGATCCGGACGCCGACGAGGCGGCGGAGCGGGACCCGGCCGACGAGCTCGGCGCGCGCTGGGAGGAGGAGCCCGAAGACAGGGCCGCGGAACCCGGCCCACTGGCCGCGCCCCGACCAGGAGTGCCCGCACCGGGCTGCGACGAGGACTGGGCACGCGCGCGGTCCCGCGCGCCGGAGGTGGGGGTGGCACAGGAGGCTAGGAGAGTCAGCAGCAGGCACAGCGCGGCGACAAACAGCGTCGTCGTGCTGGCCGCATTGCGCTTTCGTCGGGTGGCCACTTCTCGGACTGACATCACGCTCCGTTCGATGGTCCCCGCCTCCAACCGCCCGGTCGGCGGCCTCCGGGAATGGTAGTCGACGGGGTGACGTCTACGGCCCTTGCCAACCGCGGTCCGCAGCGCCCGCAGCGGCAGCAGCGGACGTCCACGGACCCACTAGTAACGCACGAGCTCGCCAGGAAACCTGGCCGTTACCACAGTGGCCGGATCAACCGTTGCCGTACCATCGGAACCAAGAACAGGCGATCGGCGGGCCTCCGTCACTCGCCCGGACAGAGTGGTCGCCCGCTCGAACCGACCGGCTCTGTGGCCGTTGATCTGTATCCGTCAAGATCCGAAAGGGCACATACCAATGGCTGCGGACGAGCGTGCCGACTGAGGTGAATTCAACCGAGATGAACCGGGGCCCTGGGACGCCCGGCTCCGTTCACCTCGCCGAGACCGCGGAAACCGCCGTCCTGCCGGTCCTGCCCGACGGTGCCGAAGCGGTCCTGCCCGACGGCGCCGACCACGTCCCGCCGTCGGGTCTGTCAGCCTCGGACAAGCCGAACGCCGACAGCTCCAGTCTGTTCGGCCGGGGCCTGCTCTACGTCGTCGTCTGGTCCTTGCAGACCGTCGTGGCGACCATCATCTCGCCGGTTCTGGCCTATGTGCTGGGGCCGACAGAGTTCGGACATCTCGCCTCGTCGATCGCGCTGTACCAGGTTCTGATCGCGCTCGGCGTGCTCGGCCTCGACCAGGCGGTCTCCCTGCACCGCGTCAGGGCCGACGAGGACGGCCCCGCTCGCGGCCTGGTCGCGACGGGAATGGTCATCGCGTTCGGTTTCACGCTTCTGGTGGGTCTGACGTCCCCCTTGTGGGCGGCCGGACTCGGCTTCGGGCACGTCAATTCGCTGCTCATCGCCACCATCCTCTGGACCGCACCGGGCGGCACGATCCAGATCATGCTGGCGCTGCTGCTCGCTGAGGACCGGCTGCGCCCGTTCACCTTCATCAGCGCGTTGTCCGCGGTGGGCTCGCAGCTGTGCGGCGTGGTGCTGATCATCGTGTTCGGTCACACGGCCTCGGTCTACGCCTGGGGCGGCGTGATCAGCCTCTTCGCCACCCTGCCGCTGGGCATCATCGCAACCCGTCCGCTCCTTCGAGGGATCTTCGCCTGGCACGTCACCCGGGCGGCGTTGAAGCTCGGTCTTCCGATTGCCTTGTCGGGCCTGGCGACCTTCGTGCTCAATGCGGGCGACCGGATCATCGTGCAGCGCGATCTGGGCGCGGCCGAGACCGGTCGCTACCAGGTCGCCTACACCGTCGGCTCGACCGTCGTCCTGCTGCTCGGGTTCGTCGGGCGCTCGTGGACGCCTCGCTTCGCGGCCATCGCTGACGAGACGGTGCGCCGCCGGCTGCTGGGCCGATCGCGGGATCAGATCTACCGACTCCTGGTTCCGATGATCCTGGGCCTGACGCTGGCTGCCCCGATCGCACTGCGGCTGGTGGCCCCCGCCAGCTTCCGCCCCGGCACGCTGCTGCTCGTGGTGTTCCTGGTCGCCGTCGCCGCCTTCCCGGTCACGGCGGGTGGCGCCACCGGCCGAGCCCTGATCTCCGTAGGCCGGACAAGGCCGTTGGCGACGGCCACGGTAACGGCAGCGGTGGTCAACGTGGTGCTGAACATAATCTTCGTGCCGAGCGTCGGCATCGAGGGATCAGCGGCCGCGACGGTCATCGCGTTCGCGGTCCAGGCGTTGCTGCAGCGCGCCGCGATCGGCCGGTCACCGTGGCCGCGGACGGAGCCCCTGCTCTGGGCGAGCATGTTCGTGGCGATCGCCGTGAGTGCCGCCTCGGTGGCGCTGCCGCAGACCCCACTGTGGAACGTGATCCGGCTGGTCGTTGCGCTCCTGTGCTTTCCGTGGTTCCTCGTTCGACTGCGCAGCGCGCGCAATTCGGACCAGGTGGTCAGCGGGCGTCACGCCGCCCCGAGCCGGCGGTTTCTCACGCGCCGCGCCTGACCAAGCCCTAGCGTCACTACGTTCGGTAATCAATCTATATACCGACAGTAAGATCCGTGCCTCTGCTGCCGACCTGATAGGTAGCACACCCGCGAACCGTGCGGTGGGTGCTTCCGGGGGCGGGGGAACGTGGCATGAGGGGCAGCAGGAAACGGCCGGTCAGGACGCTGTGGGCAGTGTCGATGACGGCGGTCGCCGTCGTGGCGACGAGTTCACTGACCGGCGCGGTCATCGTCAGCGGTGGAGCGCCGGCCACGGCCGCGGCCCGGGCCGTGCCCGCGAACACGGGAAGCGTCACCGCCGCCGCGACGGCCGCCGTGCTGAGCCGCACGACCAGGATCTCCTCCCGGACCTGGCACAACACGCCGCAGCCTCGGACCAAGGCCGGCTACCGCTACACGTCCAAGGCGGTCGTGACCGGCTCGGTGCGCTCGGCCGTCTCGGTGACCATTACGCTCGCCCACGGGACACAGAAGTTCAGCGCCACAGCCACCGCGACGGCAACGGCCGTCCGCACGGCAACCAGATCCGCCTCATACCAGTCCTCCAGCCGTGCTCAGGCGCTCGCCGTGGCGCGCTCGCGGGCCTACACCCTCGCCAGCCAGGAGGTGGTCGTGACCGCTCGTCAAGCCGCCGAAGCCCGGGCGAAGTCCGACGCGACCACCGCCGCGACGAGCGCGGCTCAGAAGAAGCTCTCCGCCGCGACCCAATCGGTGCCGGTCCCGGCCGGTGACAGCGGGACCCGCGCGGCGATGCCGACCGGGAACCTGCCCGGCTGGACCCAGGTCTACGCCGACGACTTCAGCGGGACGGCCCTCAACCGCAAGGCCTGGTCGGTCTATGACCGTTGGGCACCCGGATCGAATCCGAACACCGGTTGGTGGATGGCCGACCACGCGATCGTCGCCAACAGCGTGCTGACCCTCAAGGGTTCGGTCGATCGCGCCGCGAACCCGCAGGGCCGGGTGGTCACCGCCGGCCTCGGGCTGTGGATGCTCCCCCGCCAGACCTACGGAAAGTACGAGATCCTCGCCCGCATCGACAAGTGCCCGGACGTCAAGTACGCCTGGCTGTTGTGGCCGTACTCGGGCAAGTGGCCCGACGACGGCGAGATCGACTTCGCCGAGGACGAGGGCGGCTCGCGCAGTACGACGACCGCGGCTCTGCTGTTCAAGAACTCGGCCGGGCACGCCGATGCCCTCGCCAAGGACCGGGTCTCGCCGGCCGTCGACTTCTCGGGGTGGCATCGGATCGGGGTCGAGTGGACACCCACCAGCGTTCGCTACACGCTGGACGGCTCGTATTGGGGACAGGCCAAGACCACCCAGGTTCCGCAGAAGCCGATGACCCTCGTCCTGCAGACCGAAGGCAAGCTGGCCCCCGGTGCGGTCACCATCGGCAGCGGGAGCTGCAACGCGCAGGTCGACTGGGTGGTCCAGTACAAGATGGGCTGAGCGGCCGGTTCCGCCGCTAGCCGGCGACCCGGCCGCGGGCGTAGCCGCCGGCGGTGACCAGCAGCCCGACGATGATCGCCGCGGCACGACCGAGCCCACCCACGTCGCCGTGCAGCGCCGACCGTATTCCCTTCCGCACACCTGCGGGCAGTACCTCGCTGGCGTAGCGGCGTTCGTCGCTGGTGCTCTCCGAAGCTCCGACGAGCTTGCCGATCTGGGCCTTGGACAGCCCTTCTGCGTAGCAGCGCTTGAGGAAGTAACCGAAGCGCACCCGGTTCTCACTCACCCGGTGCAGAACCTCGGCGCTGGGCACGTACCGGATCTTGGTGCCGGGTCGCTCCTGCTGAAGCCGGATGCAGAGTTCGGTCTCCTCACACCCCATCGGCAGGACGCCGACCCGGCCGACACCCTCGGCGAAACCGCCGACGAGGGAGAACACCGAGGAACGGAAAAGCATCGAACAGCCGTGAACGTTGCGGACGTCTGCGTCCTGCTCGGGCATGCCCAGGTAGCTGGAGCCGACGACCCAGTCGAATTCGGCCGGGAACCACCGCGGACGGATCTGGTCCGGCCACCCGGGCGAGGAGTGGCCGCCGCTGATCCAGACGTCGTCGTCGCTGAAGGGTGCGGCGAGTCGTTCGAGCCAGGATCCGTCCGGACAGGCGTCGTCGTCCAGGAAGGCGATGAGGTCTGTGGTCAGTAGCTCCACGGCCGTGTTACGGGCGCCGGACAGGCCCTGGGCGTGCTTGTTGGGCACGACCTCGACCGGGGTGCCGAAGCCCGTCAGCTCGCTGCGGCACCGCTGCTCGAGCGCTTCGTTGTGGTCGACGACGATCAGGATCTGGTCGGCTTTGAGACTCTGCCGGTCCAGGGCGTTGATGCCTGCGCTGATGTCGTTCCAGCGCTGTTCGGTGTAGACGCAGACGACGACACCGATGGTTGGTTCAGCCATCAACTCAGGCTATGTCCTCGATGGCGACCATGGCAGACGCTTCCTGGCGGGCGGCCACGCGGTGCCGCTCGTGCGTACGGCTGTGTGCTTCGGTGACCGGACGCGGCCGGGTTCGCTCGGTCAGGATGGTCTTGAGCACCCGCACGCCGTCGCGGATCGCGTTGAGGTTGCTGGCGCCGAACACACGGCTGCGCTCGACACTCGGGACCTCGGTCACGGCGAGTTCAGCCGCGGCGACCCGGCAGTTGAGCACCGTTTCGATCTCGAAGCCGTCGCCCCAGATCATCCCGTTGTCCGCGGTGGTCGCGGCCGCCGGGTGCGGGAGCTCGAGGTGTTCGAGGATGTCGGACCAGAAGGCGTTGTAGCCGTAGCAGAGGTCGGTGTACCGGGTCTTGAGCAGGGTGTTCGTCACGATGTTGAGGAAGCGGTTACCCGCGCTACGGAACAGCGTGATGTCCTCGCTCCCGCCGCCGAGGCAGAAGCGACTGCCTTTGGCGAAGTCGGCACCGGACTTCAACGCATTGACGAAGGCCGGGATCTCAGCCGGGTCGGCCGAGCCGTCGGCATCGAACATGACGATGATGTCGCCGGTGGCGGCGGCGAAACCGCACACGAGGGCATTTCCCTTGCCGCGCCGGGTCTGCTGAATGACCTTGATACCGGGCAGGACGCGCTCAGCAGTGGCGATGGTGTCGTCGGCGGAGTGGCCGTCGACCAGGATGACCTCGTGGACCTGAGGCAGCTCAGGCAGCACCAGTTCGAGGTTGCGAGCTTCATTTCGGGCTGGAATGACAATCGAGATACGCGGGCGCTCAATGGCGAGACGCAACTGCGAAGACATTTCTGATTCCCCCCGGGGAAAATTGCGATGTACGAAAGCTAATGGCGGGCCACGTCGCCGGGCTGATCCCGCTGGAACCACCCTAACCCAGACCACGGCGCCACAAAAATCGACGAGACAACATTCTGGCCCGTTTAAGTTAACTTTTCGTGACAGCCACTACAAAGCGTAGTCAGGTGACTATCTACGGTAACTGCGTGAAGTTATGACTACAGAGAGTTGACGTCGAACGCGCAGCGTAGTGAATTTGCCATCGAGGCTAAATGCGCGTGTGGAATTTCTCTGGGAATTCCGAAGTGTGATGTGTTCGTGATCATGGGCTTCATGTACTCCATACGGCCGCCCTCATGCGGCACTCACAATCGGTTGCGGTCGAGCCGCCGCGCCCGCCCGCACCCGCCGCGCCAGGGGCCAAAAGCAGATGTTGGAAATGAATATCACAACGGCTGTAACACAAAATGCGCTGAATACGCTGCGGCGTTGAATCCCGGTGGTTGCGCGGTCATCGGCAATTAATTTGCGCGTTCAACGACCGAGCGGCGTCTCGGTGTGAATTTGCCTACTAGCAGGAATCTCCGCTCCGAGATGGTCCGATGGGCGGCGCACCGCGCGCTGCGACGCTCGCCCGCGCGGCTCTCAGGGCCCTACAGACCGCTCGCGCCGTCACCGATCAACGAGCTGCGTTGAGCCTCGTACATCGTGGCGTACTCACCGTTGAGTGCAGTCAATTGTTCGTGCGTTCCCTGCTCGACGATCCGTCCGTTGTTCAGCACGTAGATCCGGTCGGCCTGCCGCACACTGCCGAAGCGGTGCGAGATCAGCACCACCGACTTGCCCCGGAAGATCGATCTGCTGTGGCTGAACAGGCTTGCCTCGGCAATGGGATCCAGTGCGGCCGTCGGCTCGTCCAGTATCACCACCGGTGAATCGCGGTACGCCGCCCGCGCCAGTGCGATGCGCTGCCACTGCCCCCCGGACAGCTCGCTACCTCCCACGAACTGGGGCCCGAGCTGGGTTTGCAGGCCCTGGGGCAACCGGGCGATCAGCTCAGCCGCACCGGCCGCGTCGGCCGCACGGTCCACCGCGTCCTCGTTGCCGAGCAGGTGCTCGCCGGGGCGTCCGAGGGCGATGTTCTCGTAGACGGAGAACTGGAACTTGATGAAATCCTGGAACAGCACGGCCAACTGCGCGCGCACCTGGTCGCCGTCGAGGACGTCATAGGGGTGACCGTTCCAGCGGACGGTGCCGCCGGTCGGCGGATACAGCCCGGCGATCAGCTTGGCCAGCGTGGACTTGCCGGACCCGTTGGCTCCGACGAGCGCGATCACCTCGCCGGCCCTCAGCTGCAACGAGACGTGCTCCAGCGCGTCCCGTCCGCCCGCCGGGTAGCGAAAGCTCACGTCCTCGACATCGAGGCGGTCGAAAGGCAGCAGGCGGGGGGCAGCCCCTGGCGACGACACCGCCGGCCGCGACGAGCGCCAGCGGTGCCGCCCGCTCACCGCTTCGGGCCGGCTGGCGAACTCCTGGAAGTCCTGCATGAACAGCGCACTCTCGTACAGGGACGTGACTCCGCTGGACAGGCCCTGCAGCTGGCGGCTCAGCAGGAGCAGGCCCGCCGTAGCCGCGGCCGCCGACGACAGGGACAGTCGGTGATGGGTGATCATCCACACGATCACGCCGAGGGTGAGGCCGAGCACGGCGGTGGTGAGCAGCACTCCGACCAGGCCTCGAACCACCCGTGCCCGCAGGATCGAGGACAGGTCCGCAATCCGTTCGGAGTACAGCTTGCGCCAACGGCGCAGCATGACCGGTCCGAGCAGGTAGGCCCGAACCTCCTTGGCCTGGTCGCGCGAGGTCAGCAGCAGCTGGACGTACATGCGCTGGCGATCGGGCTCGGTCTGGCGGACCGCGAAGTCATACAGCGCCCGGCTGGCGTTGAGACCGAGGAACCAGATCGGGATCGATCCGACAACCGCCACGGCGAACAGCGGAGCCGACAGGTAGATCAGCGCGATGCTGAGCGCCGCCGACGATGCCAACGACGACAGCACGTTGACCAGGCCGAGGGTCATCTGGGTCGGTCGGCTGCCGGCGTTCATGAGGGCCCGCTGGAGCCGGTTGTGCAACTCCGCCGACTCGAAGTCCAGCAGCTCGGTGGTCGTCGCGGCCTCCAGCACCCGGCGCATCGAGTACTCGCTGACCCGCTCGGAGAGCAGATGCTGCAGGCCCGAAGTGGAGACGGCGATCATCGACGCCACCGCGAAGGCGACCAGCAACACCACTAGGATCGGCGTCAGGCGGCTGAGCGACTCCTCGTTCTTCAACAGGCCGGAGAGCAACCTCCGTCCGGCCAGCAACTGCACCACCAGGGTCGCCGCGCTGACCAGCTGAAGCAGCACCGTCGTGAGCAGAAGCACCGGCGCCGCCGACCAGGTCGTCGACAGCGCGAAACGCATCACCCGGGGCAGCTGCAGGATCCGCGTCAGGCCACCGTGCTGGGGACCGCTGTCAGATCCGGGGTCGGGCACGCATGCTCACCGCTCTCGTTCAGGAAGGGACATCGTATGTGGCGGCTTCGCCCGACCGTCCTGCTCGCGGCCGCGTGGGCGCTGACCTGCCTGGTCATCGTCCGGCGCCGGTTGCGCCGCGAGGGTGTGCGCGCAACGTGTCCGGCCGCACCTCGTTTGCCGATGAAGGCCTACCCCGGGGTCAGCGCGGTGATCTCGCGGTTGTCGCCGACGTGCATCGAACGGGCGTTGATCATCCAGTCCTGGCTCACCGCGCACGAGCGGTACCACGACATCGTCGTCGGGATCCCGACGGGCGGGATGTCGACCGAGACCGCACACGCCTGGGTGGACGGGTTCGAACCCGAGTCTGCCGTGAAATACACCGAGATCCACCGCATTCAGCCTGCGCGCCGACCGGCTGCGCCTCAGGCCTAGGTTCTGTGCAGCTGTTGTCTGCACCGTTCGGCGGCTGAGGAAATACGCCGGCAAACAGAAGAGCGTGGCCGCGCGTCTGCGCGGCCACGCTCTCCGTGAGTCAGGAGTTAGCTGACGCTTACGACACCGGCGCCAGGAACTGAGACCGACTCGCCATTGATGACGATGACGTCGCCAGTACCTGCCGTCTTCGTGATCGAACTCAGGGTCAGATCGGCGAAGGATCCAAGCTCAGTGATTGCGGGCTTGTTGTACTCGTGCATGTTGCTCCTCTCCGGATGCGTACCCGGTGTGAAACCGGATACGGGCTATCGTAAGTGCTGCCTCGCCGTCGACCGAATCGTCAGGTGGAAATTCACTGTCTGGAAACAATGCGGTCAATCTAGGTGCTTACGGGCTACGCCTTCGTCGCATATCCGACACGAGCCAGCTCGTCGAGGCGCCTGCCAGCTGGGTCGGATGGACCTTCGAGTCCACCCGCGAACCGTTCTCCGGACCCATGTCGTGGTCCGATTCCGTGGCCGAATTGCGGCTCCAACCAGCCGGCATGGCACGAATCCTCCGAGACGAACGACACACTGTGCTCCATACACAGGCACCCGTCACCGACGCCGCCCTGCTGCACCCGTACCTGGGTTCGACCGCGCTCGCCGTTGCGGCCTGGGCCGGCCGGTGCGCCCTGCACGCCGGCAGCTTCGTCGGTCCCGACGGCGTCTGGGGTGTGCTCGGCGAGCGGGAGGACGGCAAGAGCTCCCTGCTGGCCTGGATGGTCTCCCACGGCATGAACGTCCTCGCCGACGACCTGTTGATCACCGACGGGCTGACGGCGATGGCCGGACCCCGCTTCATCGATCTGCGCGAAGGTGCTGCCCGCCGGTTCGAGCTCGGTTCCGACGTGGGTGTTCTCGGCACTCGCCGGCGGTGGCGGGTCCCCCTCGGTCCGGTACCCGCCGAGCTTCCGGTCCGGGGCTGGATCGAGTTGGCCTGGGGCCCGGACGTGCAGGTGCAACCGATCCCGATCTCAGAACGTATGGGTGTGCTGGCAAGGCACAAGGGACTCCGCTTCCCGGTCGGCGACGACGTGAGCCTCCTGCACGTGCTGCGGCTGCCGGCGTTCCGCTTCTCCCGACCGCAGGACTGGGACCTCATGGACACGGCGATGGAGCAACTTCTGATTGCCCTCGACGTCCGTCGTTGACGTTGCCCGTGTTGCCCGACGCCCGTCGTTGAGGTTGCCCGTGTTGCCCGATCCCCGTCGAATCCGGCCGGGACGATCGAGCAACGAGGGCAACCTCAACGGTCGGGGGCGAGCAACGAGGGCAACCTCAACGGTCGGGGGCGGGATGGTCGAAGAGCCAAGCGCTCTGCAACAGCGCGAGGGATCGCATATCGGCTGTGCCCGAGGACCAGTGCGCTCGCAGCGCGCCGACATCGACGTACTGGGAGTCGACACCACCACCGGACCACTGCCGCGCGAACTCACGGCTCGTATCCGTCCACAGCACGTTGGAGAAGGACGCCTTCGATCGCCGCTGGATGATCTCGGCCGGCAACACGTCCGCGAACAGGAACTGCATCAAGCTCGCCCGCGAACCGAGACCGCCGAAGCCGCCGACGGCCGCGAGCGCGCCCAGGACGTCCGGCGCCACAAAGGGATGCACGACGTCGACGTCGTAGGAGCGGCCCACCACGGCGAAGCTCTGCTGGCAGATCTGGAAGTAGCGCTGCTGGCGAAACCACTCACGCAACGTCGTTGCCCACCCGATCGGGACGGTCACATCGTCCTCGGCGACGGCACGCGTGAGAGCGGCCACCGCCGACGGCGTCAACCAGGGCATGGCCTCGAGCAAACCCCGCGTGCGATGGCGAAACACCCGTCGCCGCACGACATCCGGGCTCAGCGCAAGCCCTAGCACCTTGACGTCGGAGGCCATCGGTTTCTTCCGCCGGCTCAGCACCTGAGCCGACCGGGCGAACTCGCTGCTGCGGCCCAGTTCATCCCCGCCGAAGCCGGTGATGACCGACCCGCCCTGCGCCGCGGCGATGATCGGCAGATGCATGTGAGTGTTGAACGGCCAAAGCAGTCCGTGCCGGTGGAGTGCGGTGCCCGCGACCGGACCGACGGCGTCCAGTTCGTCGCTGATGCTGAAGATCAGCCGGTCGGTGAGACCGAGGTGGGACAGGACATGGTCCTGCCAGGCCTGCTCGTCGGCGTCGGAGTCGCCGGGGATGAACAGCGTGGCCGGGACGGGAAGGTCATAACCGTGTCTGCGCGCCAGCCGGGTCGCCCAGGCCAGGAGTGCTGAGGAGTCTCGTCCGCCGGAAAAACTGACCAGACACGGCGCGCGCTCCAGCGCCGCGCCGATCACCGCGTCCAACGCCCGCGCCACGACGGTGTGGTCCCCGCGCCGACCGGTCACCACCGGCCAGGCCGGCTCCGCGGTCTGGCCGAGCACCAGCCCGTAGGCCACTTCGAGCGGGGACATCAGCGGTCCCGGCTCGGCCTGCATTGGTGCCGCCGGGATCGGCAGCACGCTCCGGTGGCTCAGCTTTCCTCCTGCAGCAGATCCCGGGCGCGCAGCGCGGCCAAGAACTCGGCCACGTCCGCCTCGGCAACCGCGGCCTCGACCCCGAAGCTCGCCTGCAGGCTCCGCGCAAGTTCAGGCTCGGTAGCGCCCCCGACCAACGCCTGCCACAGTGCCGCCGCCGAATCGTTCAAGCTGAGATAACGCGAGGAACGCAGATCGAGAATGACTACCGATCCGTCGTCGGCAGGCGTCCAGGACACGTCCGCCGTCCGCACGCTTAGCGATTGCTCAGTCACCATAAGGCCTTTCTCGTCTCGGTGCAGTTCGTCTCGGTGCAGGTTGGCTGGGTGCAGGCGGGGCAAGCCTTGTCAATGGACCCGATCGCCGTGCCTGACCTTGAAGGCGTCCGCCCAGTAGCGGCGGAGTCCGCCGTGGCGAGGACCGTAGTGCGACCGCAGGAAATCCCGGTCGGGAAAAATGGTTCCCAGAAGGTACAGCGCGGCGTTGGCCACCGGCAATCGCAGCAGGTGGGCGTTGACCACGCTTCCGCGCGATCGATCAGGAACGATCAATCGAAGCAGCCGGCGCGGATGCTTCACCCCTGTGCTGCCCAGACGATCGATCAACGCGGCAGGCCGCGCCGGCCCCGGCAGGGCCTGCAGCACGCTGCGCAGGTAACCGTCCAGCCCGTAGCGGCCGGCTCGTTCCGCGGCGACGTCCGGATCGACGGCGTGCGCGAGCTGAGCCACATCGCGCCAGATGCTCAGCCTCCCGCCGGGTACGAAATGGTCGTTGATCAGGTGCAGCGAGGCGACCACGAGATTGTCCGCCGCATCGGCGCAGGGGAAGGTCTGCCCGGCCGCGGACACGTCCGTCGCCCTGGCTACGACGGCGGGCACCGAGATGTCCTGGGACCAGAGCCACGGCGAGATGTGGTGGTGCAGGTCGATACTGCCGCCCTGCCCGTCCAGCAGATTGACCGCTTCCCGGCAGTGCCGGTCAAAGAAAGGCCACGGCTGCCGGTTGTCCGGCAACTCGAGCCAGCCGTGAGCCTTAAGCCTGCGCAGGCAACGGGCGAAGTCTGCCGGCGCGATCAAGATATCCACGTCGGAATAAGGGCGTGACGCTTGGCTGGCATAGTGCGCGGCGATGCCCGGTCCCTTGATCACGATCGGTTGCACCCCGTCATCGCGAAGCCGACCGATAACCTCGGCCGCCCGCGCCGCCACCCGTTGGCTGTGCAGGATGAGGGCGAACTTCTGCTTCTCCAGATCGAGCAGCACGTCGGCCGCGACTGCGGACCTGGTCGATCGGATGTAGTCCAGCACGAGCGGCGCGAGCTTGTGTTCGAGGATCTGCCCCAGCTCGTCGGTCAACGGCTCGGAAGGGGTCGCGGCACTCACGAAGGGGTACCAGAGGGCTGCGGTCACCCACGGCCCGGCGTCCGGCAGCATGTCCCGAACCGCGCCGGTGAGGGAACTTCCGCGGGGCGCACCCCCACCGGTCACCTTCACACCAGCAAAGTACACGGACCTCAGCCGGATGCCATCGGCATCGAGTCGGCCGCGCTACTAGGCCCCTGCGCCCGTCTGGACCTGCTGGCCAGGGCGTAGGACAGCTGGAACACCGAGTGGGTGAAGCCCGACACCAGCGAGACCGGAGCCGATCGCGGCCGCGTCAA is from Jatrophihabitans telluris and encodes:
- a CDS encoding glycoside hydrolase family 16 protein; this encodes MNGTTASGQAMPVGDLPGWHQVLADNFGTNVGRGSFATSPYTKRYYGYSGFPDTSRNGSYDPSRVMSVNNGVMDWYLHSENGQPYVESIVPKSPATNWGQVYGRFSVRFRSDQVPGYKLAFMLWPDSNKWSEGEVDFPEVGGLTTHDYIYANRYAAGRTNLAGDTAGFRTRIAAAGTGWHTATIEWSPNNLTYYLDGAKLGTSTTKIPSTSMHWVLQAETALHAPKPAANASGHLQVDWLTMYTRS
- a CDS encoding lipopolysaccharide biosynthesis protein; its protein translation is MNSTEMNRGPGTPGSVHLAETAETAVLPVLPDGAEAVLPDGADHVPPSGLSASDKPNADSSSLFGRGLLYVVVWSLQTVVATIISPVLAYVLGPTEFGHLASSIALYQVLIALGVLGLDQAVSLHRVRADEDGPARGLVATGMVIAFGFTLLVGLTSPLWAAGLGFGHVNSLLIATILWTAPGGTIQIMLALLLAEDRLRPFTFISALSAVGSQLCGVVLIIVFGHTASVYAWGGVISLFATLPLGIIATRPLLRGIFAWHVTRAALKLGLPIALSGLATFVLNAGDRIIVQRDLGAAETGRYQVAYTVGSTVVLLLGFVGRSWTPRFAAIADETVRRRLLGRSRDQIYRLLVPMILGLTLAAPIALRLVAPASFRPGTLLLVVFLVAVAAFPVTAGGATGRALISVGRTRPLATATVTAAVVNVVLNIIFVPSVGIEGSAAATVIAFAVQALLQRAAIGRSPWPRTEPLLWASMFVAIAVSAASVALPQTPLWNVIRLVVALLCFPWFLVRLRSARNSDQVVSGRHAAPSRRFLTRRA
- a CDS encoding glycoside hydrolase family 16 protein, which gives rise to MTAVAVVATSSLTGAVIVSGGAPATAAARAVPANTGSVTAAATAAVLSRTTRISSRTWHNTPQPRTKAGYRYTSKAVVTGSVRSAVSVTITLAHGTQKFSATATATATAVRTATRSASYQSSSRAQALAVARSRAYTLASQEVVVTARQAAEARAKSDATTAATSAAQKKLSAATQSVPVPAGDSGTRAAMPTGNLPGWTQVYADDFSGTALNRKAWSVYDRWAPGSNPNTGWWMADHAIVANSVLTLKGSVDRAANPQGRVVTAGLGLWMLPRQTYGKYEILARIDKCPDVKYAWLLWPYSGKWPDDGEIDFAEDEGGSRSTTTAALLFKNSAGHADALAKDRVSPAVDFSGWHRIGVEWTPTSVRYTLDGSYWGQAKTTQVPQKPMTLVLQTEGKLAPGAVTIGSGSCNAQVDWVVQYKMG
- a CDS encoding glycosyltransferase family 2 protein; amino-acid sequence: MAEPTIGVVVCVYTEQRWNDISAGINALDRQSLKADQILIVVDHNEALEQRCRSELTGFGTPVEVVPNKHAQGLSGARNTAVELLTTDLIAFLDDDACPDGSWLERLAAPFSDDDVWISGGHSSPGWPDQIRPRWFPAEFDWVVGSSYLGMPEQDADVRNVHGCSMLFRSSVFSLVGGFAEGVGRVGVLPMGCEETELCIRLQQERPGTKIRYVPSAEVLHRVSENRVRFGYFLKRCYAEGLSKAQIGKLVGASESTSDERRYASEVLPAGVRKGIRSALHGDVGGLGRAAAIIVGLLVTAGGYARGRVAG
- a CDS encoding glycosyltransferase family 2 protein; translated protein: MLPELPQVHEVILVDGHSADDTIATAERVLPGIKVIQQTRRGKGNALVCGFAAATGDIIVMFDADGSADPAEIPAFVNALKSGADFAKGSRFCLGGGSEDITLFRSAGNRFLNIVTNTLLKTRYTDLCYGYNAFWSDILEHLELPHPAAATTADNGMIWGDGFEIETVLNCRVAAAELAVTEVPSVERSRVFGASNLNAIRDGVRVLKTILTERTRPRPVTEAHSRTHERHRVAARQEASAMVAIEDIA